One stretch of Rosistilla oblonga DNA includes these proteins:
- a CDS encoding response regulator transcription factor: MRVLVVEDEPGLRDAVATSLREEHYAVDEAADGRTGLQKARQWSYDAIVLDLMLPEIDGWELLAQLRKTHATPVLILTARDTVEDRVRGLDRGADDYLCKPFSLSELSARVRALIRRSHGQAKAEIVIGSVVINTANRTVEKEGRPVDLTAREYTLVELLALNRGELVSRSTVYDHVFDENEDSLSNLVDVHIYNIRKKLGKNFVTTRRGHGYIIET, translated from the coding sequence ATGCGAGTCCTAGTCGTCGAAGATGAGCCAGGTCTGCGAGACGCCGTTGCAACGTCGCTGCGAGAAGAACACTACGCCGTCGACGAAGCCGCCGACGGACGGACCGGTCTGCAGAAGGCGAGGCAGTGGAGCTACGATGCGATCGTGCTCGACTTGATGCTGCCGGAGATCGACGGCTGGGAACTGCTCGCCCAACTGCGGAAGACGCACGCCACGCCGGTGCTCATCCTTACCGCCCGCGACACGGTGGAGGACCGAGTGCGGGGGCTCGACCGCGGCGCCGACGACTATTTGTGTAAACCCTTTTCGCTCTCCGAACTATCGGCCCGCGTTCGAGCTCTGATTCGGCGAAGTCACGGACAAGCGAAGGCCGAAATCGTCATCGGTTCGGTTGTCATCAACACGGCCAATCGAACGGTTGAAAAAGAGGGCCGCCCCGTCGACCTAACGGCTCGGGAATACACACTCGTTGAACTACTGGCCCTCAATCGAGGTGAACTCGTGTCGCGCAGCACCGTTTACGATCATGTCTTCGATGAGAACGAAGACTCGCTCTCGAACCTTGTCGACGTGCACATCTACAACATTCGCAAGAAGCTTGGCAAGAACTTCGTGACCACACGTCGAGGACATGGCTATATCATCGAAACGTAA
- a CDS encoding sensor histidine kinase codes for MAISSKRKLARDLSVDARELPAREHPRRSLTQSIAWRLQMWHAAILVSVVVGLCTAWFLQARRARLNEIDAELTSAARVLDGSLRGFDLRGFDKTERPLNELLAADDHLRLSLPRELTDRRGNHPAPYFGIWLEDGRQLKSERLPDGFSLKPSQSQPEAPERDGPNAILREVRIVGPAGSLILVGRDIGREIAELNRLAMRIAAFAMLILAAGLCGGWWLARSVLRPIAAMSDAASRFSAADMSPRINVVETESELGQLATILNEAFDRVERSFDQQRQFAADASHELRTPLAVIQSQIELALKRERTSEEYVKTLTTCSSASERLSDLVESLLTLARLDFSSQPTERTSVRVDLVAARCIDLMRPVAYQAEVSLRSELEPAIVSGDPKQIERVIFNLLKNSVAYNRPHGEAVLSVAIVDSSVELILQDNGIGISESDLAHVAERFYRADKARSRVHGGSGLGLSIALGIIANHGGTMQIASQLDQGTTVTVHLPLASNRPRDPAKEPVDLI; via the coding sequence ATGGCTATATCATCGAAACGTAAACTCGCCCGCGATCTCTCCGTCGACGCTCGCGAACTGCCAGCCCGCGAACACCCCAGGCGTTCGTTGACCCAATCGATCGCCTGGCGTCTGCAGATGTGGCATGCCGCGATCCTGGTCAGCGTCGTCGTGGGACTTTGCACGGCGTGGTTTCTCCAAGCAAGGCGAGCGCGGCTGAATGAAATCGATGCCGAACTCACCTCCGCAGCGCGCGTTCTCGACGGCAGCCTCCGCGGTTTCGATCTGCGGGGCTTCGACAAAACAGAGCGCCCGCTCAACGAGCTTCTTGCGGCCGACGACCATCTGCGGCTCTCCCTTCCTCGGGAGCTTACGGACCGACGCGGCAACCACCCTGCCCCCTACTTCGGTATCTGGCTGGAAGATGGTCGGCAACTGAAATCGGAGCGGTTGCCGGACGGCTTTTCGCTGAAACCGAGTCAATCGCAGCCCGAAGCGCCAGAGCGAGACGGCCCAAACGCGATCCTTCGCGAGGTCCGAATCGTTGGTCCGGCGGGATCGCTGATCCTAGTCGGACGAGACATCGGCAGAGAGATTGCCGAGCTAAATCGACTCGCTATGCGGATCGCTGCCTTTGCAATGCTGATCCTCGCGGCGGGGCTGTGCGGAGGATGGTGGCTGGCGCGGTCGGTCCTTCGTCCGATCGCGGCGATGTCGGATGCCGCCTCTCGTTTTTCCGCAGCCGACATGTCGCCGAGGATCAACGTCGTGGAGACCGAGTCGGAGCTAGGTCAACTGGCGACGATCCTCAATGAAGCCTTCGATCGCGTGGAACGTTCGTTTGATCAACAACGGCAGTTCGCCGCCGATGCGTCGCACGAATTGCGGACGCCCTTGGCGGTGATCCAGTCTCAAATCGAACTCGCACTGAAACGGGAGCGGACCTCCGAAGAATACGTCAAGACGCTGACAACCTGCAGCTCCGCAAGCGAACGGCTGTCCGATCTCGTCGAATCGCTGCTCACCTTGGCTCGCCTCGACTTTTCAAGCCAGCCGACCGAACGCACGTCGGTACGAGTCGATCTTGTCGCCGCGCGGTGCATCGACCTGATGCGTCCCGTGGCATATCAAGCGGAGGTGAGTCTTCGCAGCGAACTTGAGCCCGCCATCGTTTCGGGCGATCCAAAGCAAATCGAACGCGTCATCTTCAATCTACTGAAGAACAGCGTCGCCTATAACCGTCCCCATGGGGAAGCGGTGCTTTCCGTTGCCATCGTAGATTCGTCGGTCGAATTGATCCTGCAGGACAACGGAATTGGGATCAGCGAATCCGACCTCGCTCACGTCGCAGAACGCTTCTATCGAGCCGACAAAGCGCGGTCGCGGGTACACGGCGGCAGCGGACTCGGCTTATCCATCGCTCTAGGAATCATCGCCAACCACGGCGGCACGATGCAGATCGCATCACAACTGGATCAAGGAACCACGGTCACCGTCCATCTCCCGCTCGCCAGCAATCGCCCCCGCGATCCTGCAAAGGAACCCGTCGATCTAATTTAG
- a CDS encoding YHYH protein, giving the protein MISTFRFSLGFAVAMLVPLSVSAHEWHQRHSHHHSTDQHSHASANHSDQRDHSQAPQPEVQRAIEQINTSPQYILIGTTLVSTQNDEPAIAQHFKKFDDLKVRWDANTLFVESNGLPDHNMMVGIRSWQQQVPLPQPFTGNNAWQIPLHPKLADKPISAKDNLYRGAIALAVNGVPIFNALNNRGDDAFLAGELDEFGGHCGRGDDYHYHVAPVHLQKIVGPGNPIAFALDGFPIYGLTEADGSPVGKLDEFNGQFDPQGRYHYHATTTYPYINGGMRGVVTVRGDQIEPQPRDSPLRPALQPLRGATITDFKATKEQSVLTYRLRGQTGTVTYSPVDSETWKFIYKEPDGNTRTETYKRRPRQDDRRGGGPPPPRPNDRRPPRRG; this is encoded by the coding sequence ATGATATCGACGTTTCGATTCTCGCTCGGTTTCGCGGTCGCGATGCTTGTGCCACTTTCCGTGTCGGCGCACGAATGGCATCAGCGCCACAGTCACCATCATTCAACGGACCAGCATTCGCACGCTTCCGCCAACCATTCCGATCAACGCGATCATTCCCAGGCTCCCCAGCCCGAGGTTCAACGGGCGATCGAGCAAATCAATACATCGCCTCAATACATTCTGATCGGGACGACATTGGTGAGCACCCAAAACGACGAGCCAGCGATTGCCCAACACTTTAAGAAATTTGACGACCTGAAGGTTCGCTGGGATGCAAACACCCTGTTTGTCGAATCCAATGGCTTGCCGGACCACAACATGATGGTTGGGATTCGATCTTGGCAACAACAAGTGCCACTGCCGCAACCTTTCACCGGCAACAACGCCTGGCAGATTCCGCTGCATCCGAAGTTGGCTGATAAACCGATCTCCGCGAAAGACAATCTCTATCGAGGTGCGATCGCGTTGGCGGTCAACGGAGTCCCGATCTTTAATGCACTCAACAACCGCGGGGACGATGCCTTTCTCGCGGGCGAGCTGGATGAATTCGGCGGCCACTGCGGCAGAGGCGACGACTACCACTATCACGTCGCTCCCGTTCATCTCCAGAAAATTGTGGGCCCCGGCAATCCGATCGCCTTCGCCTTGGATGGCTTTCCGATCTACGGATTGACAGAGGCCGATGGTTCTCCCGTCGGCAAGCTGGACGAGTTCAATGGCCAATTTGATCCCCAGGGGCGATATCACTATCATGCCACGACGACGTATCCTTATATCAACGGCGGGATGCGAGGTGTCGTGACGGTTCGCGGCGATCAGATCGAACCACAGCCGCGCGACTCACCGCTACGTCCCGCTTTGCAACCGCTGCGGGGGGCGACGATCACCGATTTCAAGGCGACAAAAGAACAATCCGTGTTGACGTATCGGCTGCGGGGCCAAACCGGAACAGTCACCTATTCGCCCGTCGATTCGGAGACATGGAAGTTCATCTATAAGGAACCCGATGGCAACACGCGAACGGAAACTTACAAGCGACGTCCCCGCCAAGACGATCGCCGCGGCGGAGGTCCGCCGCCACCGCGCCCCAACGACCGTCGGCCTCCACGCCGAGGATGA